A stretch of Halocalculus aciditolerans DNA encodes these proteins:
- a CDS encoding biotin transporter BioY codes for MSTETSQVDLVGEAAVRNIVRAALFAALTGAAAYVSFPNPLSAGVPVTLQVLAVFLAGIYLGPAYGFASMTLYLVAGAAGVPVFSGGAAGLGQLLGPTGGYLWSYPFAAAVIGFLVHGRTLGSPGRASTARLVGAMVGGVVVIYAFGITGLYLATPLGPVAAVVSGAAAFLPVELVKMAAAVAVVRSDAASAE; via the coding sequence ATGTCGACAGAGACGAGTCAGGTCGACCTCGTCGGCGAGGCGGCCGTCCGGAACATCGTTCGCGCGGCGCTCTTCGCGGCGCTGACGGGCGCGGCGGCGTACGTATCCTTCCCGAATCCCCTCTCCGCGGGGGTGCCGGTGACGCTCCAGGTGCTCGCGGTCTTCCTCGCGGGCATCTACCTCGGGCCCGCGTACGGGTTCGCGTCGATGACGCTCTACCTCGTCGCGGGCGCGGCGGGCGTCCCCGTCTTCTCCGGCGGGGCCGCGGGCCTCGGCCAACTCCTCGGGCCCACCGGTGGGTATCTCTGGAGCTATCCGTTCGCCGCGGCGGTCATCGGTTTTCTCGTCCACGGGCGGACCCTCGGGTCGCCGGGGCGGGCGTCGACGGCGCGACTCGTCGGCGCGATGGTCGGCGGCGTCGTCGTCATCTACGCGTTCGGCATCACGGGCCTCTATCTCGCGACGCCGCTGGGCCCCGTCGCGGCGGTCGTGTCGGGCGCGGCGGCGTTCCTCCCCGTCGAACTCGTGAAGATGGCGGCCGCTGTCGCCGTCGTCCGGAGCGACGCGGCGAGCGCCGAGTAG
- a CDS encoding conditioned medium-induced protein 4 — protein sequence MNEKTEELRDIFTKVTDETTVTEQQADTHGTLASDVDVDDRLADVVTDMRDDLDFTSSLDTDQYVAVVRGFYADETDADIAADLDTDPETVTDARFDLHLVRDDDADPDVEAAVRERLAADPTTDPDADLDADLADDIDVDADAVASARRVVRTRREIDRVNDRYRSEFRNLLADHELATRLTEDIHEDGLQDATEGQETNTQM from the coding sequence ATGAACGAGAAGACGGAGGAACTCCGTGACATCTTCACGAAGGTCACGGACGAAACGACGGTCACCGAACAGCAGGCCGACACCCACGGGACCCTCGCCTCGGACGTCGACGTCGACGACCGCCTCGCCGACGTCGTCACCGACATGCGCGACGACCTCGATTTCACTAGTTCGCTCGACACCGACCAGTACGTCGCCGTCGTCCGCGGGTTCTACGCCGACGAGACCGACGCCGATATCGCCGCCGACCTCGACACCGACCCCGAAACGGTCACTGACGCCCGCTTCGACCTCCACCTCGTCCGCGACGACGACGCGGACCCCGACGTCGAAGCCGCCGTCCGCGAACGCCTCGCCGCCGACCCCACCACCGACCCAGACGCCGACCTCGACGCTGACCTGGCGGACGATATCGACGTCGACGCGGACGCCGTCGCCAGCGCACGCCGCGTCGTCCGCACCCGCCGAGAAATCGACCGCGTCAACGACCGCTACCGCAGCGAGTTCCGCAACCTCCTCGCCGACCACGAACTCGCCACCCGCCTCACGGAGGACATCCACGAAGACGGCCTCCAAGACGCCACCGAGGGCCAGGAGACGAACACGCAGATGTGA
- a CDS encoding class I SAM-dependent methyltransferase, protein MSDGDENTWSWETFEARDFYDDLGRGEWERLDRDWYHRLEWDATVAYLEQFLPASGRVLDAGGAAGRYAVWLAERGYDVTLVDVSETQLDIARAELDARGLRDRVTVHVGDVRDLAYESDTFDATLCLGGPLSHVTDADERATAARELARVTDPGAPVFASVMGRLALVQAKLQQGDELALLPDLARDGTYDAALLREHGVDSPSLFAAHFFRVDELEALLETAGLDVETVAGLEGVASLRRTADGDVGDLDAEKRDAARETVDALREDRSVADFSTHILAVATVARAFK, encoded by the coding sequence ATGAGCGACGGCGACGAGAACACGTGGTCGTGGGAGACCTTCGAGGCCCGCGACTTCTACGACGACCTCGGTCGCGGGGAGTGGGAGCGCCTCGACCGCGACTGGTACCATCGACTGGAGTGGGACGCGACGGTCGCGTACCTTGAGCAGTTCCTCCCCGCGTCCGGGCGCGTGCTCGACGCGGGCGGCGCGGCCGGCCGCTACGCGGTCTGGCTCGCCGAGCGCGGCTACGACGTAACGCTCGTCGACGTCAGCGAGACGCAACTCGACATCGCGCGAGCGGAGCTCGACGCGCGCGGCCTCCGCGACCGCGTGACCGTCCACGTCGGCGACGTCCGCGACCTCGCGTACGAGTCGGACACGTTCGACGCGACGCTCTGCCTCGGCGGCCCGCTCTCCCACGTCACCGACGCCGACGAGCGCGCGACCGCCGCGCGAGAACTCGCGCGCGTCACGGACCCCGGCGCGCCCGTCTTCGCGTCCGTGATGGGGCGGCTCGCGCTCGTGCAGGCGAAACTCCAGCAGGGCGACGAGCTCGCCCTCCTCCCCGACCTCGCGCGGGACGGGACGTACGACGCCGCCCTCCTCCGCGAGCACGGCGTCGACTCTCCCTCGCTCTTCGCGGCGCACTTCTTCCGCGTCGACGAACTCGAAGCGCTCCTCGAAACCGCCGGCCTCGACGTCGAGACCGTCGCGGGACTCGAAGGCGTCGCGTCCCTCCGCCGCACCGCCGACGGCGACGTCGGCGACCTCGACGCCGAGAAGCGGGACGCCGCGCGCGAGACCGTCGACGCGCTCCGCGAGGACCGTTCGGTCGCCGACTTCTCCACGCACATCCTCGCTGTCGCCACGGTCGCGCGAGCGTTCAAGTAG
- a CDS encoding L-threonylcarbamoyladenylate synthase, whose product MATIEDAAAAIERGELVVYPTETVYGLGADALDPDAIERAYAAKGRDRAKPMSLGVPDVDAALDYVRVGEREEAFMREFLPGPVTVVCEKRDIVPDSLVGGRDRVGIRVPDHDLALDLLEAADTPVTATSANRSGRPSVRHPDDLDPDFREDVAIVLDGGETDGVESTVVDVAEGVIHREGANADAIVDWLASARGDE is encoded by the coding sequence ATGGCGACGATCGAGGACGCGGCCGCCGCCATCGAGCGCGGCGAGCTCGTCGTCTACCCGACGGAGACGGTGTACGGCCTCGGCGCGGACGCCCTCGACCCCGACGCGATCGAGCGTGCGTACGCGGCGAAAGGCCGCGACAGGGCGAAACCGATGAGTCTCGGCGTGCCCGACGTGGACGCCGCGCTCGACTACGTCCGCGTCGGCGAGCGCGAGGAGGCCTTCATGCGCGAGTTCCTTCCGGGTCCCGTCACGGTCGTCTGTGAGAAACGCGATATCGTCCCCGACAGCCTCGTCGGCGGGCGCGACCGCGTGGGTATCCGCGTTCCCGACCACGACCTCGCCCTCGACCTCCTCGAAGCCGCGGACACGCCCGTGACGGCGACGAGCGCGAACCGGAGCGGCCGGCCGAGCGTCCGCCACCCCGACGACCTCGACCCCGACTTCCGCGAGGACGTCGCTATCGTTCTCGACGGCGGCGAGACCGACGGCGTGGAGAGCACGGTCGTCGACGTCGCGGAGGGAGTGATTCACCGCGAGGGGGCGAACGCCGACGCCATCGTCGACTGGCTCGCGTCCGCGCGCGGCGACGAGTAG
- a CDS encoding redoxin domain-containing protein, producing the protein MPDFDVVDLPDIDHVEEGETAPDFTRPLVNDEYWENRSLDELTSEGRVLLVFHPMDGAFPTTYIYQNFAERGFDADVDIVGVSVSSPYEHKTLLEEREGVEFRAFSDPSNEVAEAYGIDHDLDGMAGVSEPRPAVFLLDEGRDVEYAWVAEEWPSFPDYDAVEAAIR; encoded by the coding sequence ATGCCCGATTTCGATGTCGTCGACCTCCCCGACATCGACCACGTCGAGGAAGGGGAGACGGCTCCGGACTTCACGCGCCCGCTCGTGAACGACGAGTACTGGGAGAACCGCTCGCTCGACGAGCTCACGAGCGAGGGCCGCGTCCTCCTCGTCTTCCACCCGATGGACGGCGCGTTCCCCACCACCTACATCTACCAGAACTTCGCGGAACGCGGGTTCGACGCGGACGTCGACATCGTCGGCGTCTCCGTCTCCAGCCCCTACGAGCACAAGACGCTCCTCGAAGAGCGCGAGGGCGTCGAGTTCCGCGCGTTCAGCGACCCGTCGAACGAGGTCGCCGAAGCGTACGGCATCGACCACGACCTCGACGGGATGGCGGGCGTCTCCGAGCCCCGCCCGGCGGTCTTCCTGCTCGACGAAGGCCGCGACGTCGAGTACGCGTGGGTGGCCGAGGAGTGGCCGTCGTTCCCGGACTACGACGCCGTCGAAGCCGCGATCCGATAG
- a CDS encoding glutaredoxin family protein codes for MSARNAPPRPESSDAHITLYRLQACPYCERVVRKLDELDLDYHSRFIEPLHSERNAVKKVVGARTVPAIIDDETGVAMAESANIVDYLDATYGGDA; via the coding sequence ATGAGCGCGAGGAACGCCCCGCCGCGGCCGGAGAGCAGTGACGCCCACATCACGCTCTACCGACTGCAGGCCTGCCCGTACTGTGAGCGCGTCGTGCGGAAACTCGACGAACTCGACCTCGACTACCACTCGCGGTTCATCGAGCCGCTCCACTCGGAGCGCAACGCCGTGAAGAAGGTCGTCGGCGCGCGCACCGTCCCCGCGATTATCGACGACGAGACGGGCGTCGCGATGGCGGAGTCCGCGAACATCGTCGACTACCTCGACGCCACCTACGGAGGTGACGCCTGA
- a CDS encoding hemolysin family protein: MGHTAAVLVETVLGVTLSTDVIAAMGVAVMIVLMGLSAFFSSSEIALFSLARHRVESLAEEGVPGAATVMELKSDPHRLLITILVGNNLVNIAMSSIATALVGMYLTNAGVAVLVSTFGVTALVLLFGESAPKSYAVENTESWSLRIARPLQASEKILYPLIVLFDHLTRVVNRLTGGGAAIESSYVSRDEIQEMIRTGEREGVIEEDEREMLQRIFRFNNTIAKEVMTPRLDVDAVDTDTTVPEAIEACVESGHELLPVYEGNLDNIVGTVSLRDLVRERRYGEGDPLDLSALVQPTLHVPESKNVNELLEEMQDERVQMVVVIDEFGTTEGILTTEDLIEEIVGEILEGEEERPVTFVDDNSVLVNGEVNIDEVNEALEIDLPEGEEFETIAGFIFNRAGRLVDAGETFDYENVELRVEQVENTRIRKARVTKHPVENDENAAADADERESNE, encoded by the coding sequence ATGGGCCATACCGCCGCCGTTCTCGTCGAGACTGTGCTCGGCGTCACCCTCTCCACCGACGTCATCGCCGCCATGGGGGTCGCCGTCATGATCGTCCTCATGGGGCTGTCGGCGTTCTTCTCCTCCTCCGAGATCGCGTTGTTCTCGCTCGCGCGCCACCGCGTCGAATCGCTCGCCGAGGAGGGCGTTCCGGGCGCGGCGACAGTGATGGAGCTGAAGTCCGACCCGCACCGCCTCCTGATCACGATTCTCGTCGGGAACAACCTCGTGAACATCGCGATGTCGAGTATCGCGACCGCGCTCGTCGGGATGTACCTCACGAACGCCGGCGTCGCCGTCCTCGTCTCGACGTTCGGCGTCACCGCGCTCGTCCTCCTCTTCGGGGAGAGCGCGCCGAAATCCTACGCCGTCGAGAACACCGAATCCTGGTCGCTCCGCATCGCCCGGCCCCTCCAGGCGAGCGAGAAAATCCTCTACCCCCTCATCGTCCTCTTCGACCACCTCACCCGCGTCGTGAACCGCCTCACCGGCGGCGGCGCGGCCATCGAATCCTCCTACGTCTCCCGCGACGAGATCCAGGAGATGATTCGCACCGGCGAACGCGAAGGCGTCATCGAAGAAGACGAACGCGAGATGCTCCAACGCATCTTCCGTTTTAATAATACCATCGCGAAGGAGGTGATGACGCCGCGCCTCGACGTCGACGCCGTCGACACCGACACCACGGTGCCGGAGGCCATCGAGGCCTGCGTCGAATCCGGCCACGAACTCCTGCCTGTTTATGAGGGCAACCTCGACAACATCGTCGGCACGGTCAGCCTCCGCGACCTCGTCCGCGAACGCCGCTACGGCGAAGGCGACCCCCTCGACCTCTCCGCGCTCGTCCAACCCACCCTCCACGTCCCCGAGTCGAAGAACGTCAACGAGCTCTTAGAGGAGATGCAGGACGAACGCGTCCAGATGGTCGTCGTCATCGACGAGTTCGGCACGACCGAAGGCATCCTCACCACCGAGGACCTCATCGAGGAGATCGTCGGCGAAATCCTCGAAGGCGAAGAGGAACGCCCCGTCACCTTCGTCGACGACAACTCCGTCCTCGTGAACGGCGAGGTGAACATCGACGAGGTGAACGAGGCGCTCGAAATCGACCTCCCGGAGGGCGAGGAGTTCGAGACCATCGCGGGCTTCATCTTCAACCGCGCGGGCCGCCTCGTCGACGCCGGCGAGACCTTCGACTACGAGAACGTCGAACTCCGCGTCGAACAGGTCGAGAACACCCGCATCCGGAAAGCCCGCGTCACGAAACACCCCGTCGAGAACGACGAGAACGCAGCGGCCGACGCCGACGAGCGAGAGTCGAACGAGTAG
- a CDS encoding NUDIX hydrolase, protein MTEDLAWETTDARVAYECPGFDVVNEDVTLPDGTETDFDYLADDPAVVVLPFTPDGDVVLVEEWRQAVKHVNRGLPAGGIEPEDETYRAAARRELEEETGYTADALEPLGSFEPANGISDAEHHYFVAAGCTPDADQVLDFNESIRPTTMAYDALLDAVEENAITDGRTALGVTYFELFGSRPEC, encoded by the coding sequence ATGACCGAAGACCTCGCGTGGGAGACGACCGACGCCCGCGTCGCCTACGAGTGCCCCGGCTTCGACGTCGTGAACGAGGACGTCACCCTCCCGGACGGGACGGAGACGGACTTCGATTACCTCGCCGACGACCCCGCCGTCGTCGTCCTCCCCTTTACTCCCGACGGCGACGTCGTCCTCGTGGAGGAGTGGCGGCAGGCCGTGAAGCACGTGAATCGCGGACTGCCCGCGGGCGGCATCGAGCCCGAGGACGAGACGTACCGCGCGGCCGCGCGCCGCGAACTCGAAGAGGAGACCGGCTACACCGCGGACGCCCTCGAACCCCTCGGGTCGTTCGAGCCCGCGAACGGCATCAGCGACGCCGAACACCACTACTTCGTCGCCGCCGGCTGCACGCCCGACGCCGACCAAGTCCTCGACTTCAACGAATCCATCCGCCCGACGACGATGGCCTACGACGCCCTGCTGGACGCAGTCGAAGAGAACGCGATCACGGACGGGCGAACCGCGCTCGGCGTCACGTACTTCGAGCTGTTCGGGTCGAGACCCGAGTGCTGA
- a CDS encoding winged helix-turn-helix domain-containing protein, which yields MTGGEDDDASRTHLRLVEPTDFEILAFLDEHGRNNAVNVAAAIDRDRSYINTRLSELKRQDLLDHVGPAPNSGLYELNDRGEAAVEHRDRHGDPDVDFLCLVDAATDDNSDD from the coding sequence GTGACTGGGGGCGAGGACGACGACGCGTCGCGCACGCACCTGCGGCTCGTCGAGCCGACGGACTTCGAGATACTCGCGTTTCTCGACGAACACGGCCGCAACAACGCCGTCAACGTCGCCGCCGCCATCGACCGCGACCGCTCCTACATCAACACCCGCCTCAGCGAACTCAAACGCCAGGACCTCCTCGACCACGTCGGCCCCGCCCCCAACAGCGGCCTCTACGAACTCAACGACCGCGGCGAGGCCGCCGTCGAACACCGCGACCGACACGGCGACCCCGACGTCGATTTTCTCTGCCTTGTCGACGCCGCTACCGACGACAATTCAGACGATTGA